A genomic window from Mustela erminea isolate mMusErm1 chromosome 16, mMusErm1.Pri, whole genome shotgun sequence includes:
- the ARC gene encoding activity-regulated cytoskeleton-associated protein gives MELDHRTSGGLHAYPGPRGGPAAKPNVILQIGKCRAEMLEHVRRTHRHLLTEVSKQVERELKGLHRSVGKLESNLDGYVPTGDSQRWRKSIKACLCRCQETIANLERWVKREMHVWREVFYRLEKWADRLESMGGKYPVGNEPSRHTVSVGVGGPEGYCQEADGYDYPVSPYAITPPPAAGELPGQEPGEDQQYPPWGSSEDGQPSPGVDTQIFEDPREFLSHLEEYLRQVGGSEEYWLSQIQNHMNGPAKKWWEFKQGSVKNWVEFKKEFLQYSEGTLSREAIQRELDLPQKQGEPLDQFLWRKRDLYQTLYVDAEEEEIIQYVVGTLQPKLKRFLRHPLPKTLEQLIQRGREVQDGLEQGAEPTGTPVPTEDEPDALTPALTSESVASDRTQPE, from the coding sequence ATGGAGCTGGACCACAGGACGAGCGGCGGCCTCCACGCCTACCCCGGGCCGCGGGGCGGGCCGGCGGCCAAGCCCAACGTGATCCTGCAGATCGGTAAGTGCCGGGCCGAGATGCTGGAGCACGTGCGGAGGACCCACCGGCACCTGCTGACCGAGGTGTCCAAGCAGGTGGAGCGGGAGCTGAAGGGGCTGCACCGGTCGGTCGGGAAGCTGGAGAGCAACCTGGACGGCTACGTGCCCACCGGCGACTCGCAGCGTTGGAGGAAGTCCATCAAGGCCTGCCTGTGTCGCTGCCAGGAGACCATCGCCAACCTGGAGCGCTGGGTCAAGCGGGAGATGCACGTGTGGCGGGAGGTCTTCTACCGGCTGGAGAAGTGGGCCGACCGCCTGGAGTCCATGGGCGGCAAGTACCCGGTGGGCAACGAGCCGTCTCGCCACACCGTCTCAGTGGGCGTCGGGGGTCCAGAGGGCTACTGTCAGGAGGCAGACGGCTACGACTACCCGGTCAGCCCCTACGCCATCACCCCTCCGCCGGCTGCTGGGGAGCTGCCAGGACAGGAGCCCGGGGAGGACCAGCAGTACCCGCCCTGGGGGAGCAGTGAGGACGGGCAGCCGAGCCCCGGCGTGGACACGCAGATCTTCGAGGACCCGAGGGAGTTCCTCAGCCACCTGGAGGAGTACCTGCGCCAGGTAGGCGGCTCGGAGGAGTACTGGCTGTCGCAGATCCAGAACCACATGAACGGGCCGGCCAAGAAGTGGTGGGAGTTCAAGCAGGGCTCGGTGAAGAACTGGGTGGAGTTCAAGAAAGAGTTCCTTCAGTACAGCGAGGGCACGCTGTCCCGGGAGGCCATCCAGCGGGAGCTGGACCTGccgcagaagcagggggagccgctGGACCAGTTCCTGTGGCGCAAGCGGGACCTGTACCAGACGCTGTACGTGGAcgcagaggaggaggagatcaTCCAGTACGTGGTGGGCACCCTGCAGCCCAAGCTCAAGCGCTTCCTGCGCCACCCGCTGCCCAAGACCCTGGAGCAGCTGATCCAGCGAGGCCGGGAAGTGCAGGACGGCCTGGAGCAGGGGGCCGAGCCCACCGGCACCCCTGTCCCCACCGAGGATGAGCCCGACGCCCTCACACCGGCCCTCACCAGCGAGTCCGTGGCCAGTGACCGGACCCAGCCCGAGTAG